The proteins below come from a single Desulfomonilia bacterium genomic window:
- the rpsL gene encoding 30S ribosomal protein S12, with protein sequence MPTLNQLVRKGRETLEKRKKTRALESCPQKRGVCVRVYTTTPKKPNSALRKVARVRLSNGFEVTSYIPGEGHNLQEHSVVMIRGGRVKDLPGVRYHIIRGILDTEGVKNRRRSRSKYGAKRPKA encoded by the coding sequence ATGCCTACACTGAATCAACTTGTTAGAAAAGGCAGAGAAACGCTTGAGAAGAGAAAAAAGACCAGGGCATTGGAAAGCTGTCCGCAGAAGAGGGGTGTATGCGTGAGGGTATACACAACGACACCCAAAAAACCTAATTCTGCTCTTCGAAAAGTTGCCAGGGTCAGGCTCTCAAACGGATTTGAAGTAACATCATATATTCCGGGCGAAGGCCATAATTTACAGGAGCACTCTGTGGTTATGATAAGAGGAGGTCGAGTAAAGGACCTTCCAGGTGTAAGGTATCATATCATTCGAGGCATTCTTGACACTGAAGGGGTGAAGAATCGTCGCAGAAGCCGCTCTAAATATGGAGCCAAAAGGCCAAAAGCCTAA
- the rpsG gene encoding 30S ribosomal protein S7 encodes MPRKKRGTLQRSIVPDPKFGDKQVGKFINSLMWDGKKSVSETIFYETLNILADKTNENPVEVFHKAMENVKPVIEVRSRRVGGATYQVPTEVRPERRDMLARRWIIAAARSRGENSMSNRLASELLDAFNNRGTAIKKKEDTHKMAEANKAFAHYRW; translated from the coding sequence ATGCCAAGGAAGAAAAGAGGAACTCTCCAGAGATCTATAGTGCCTGATCCAAAGTTCGGGGATAAACAGGTAGGAAAATTTATCAACAGTCTGATGTGGGACGGCAAAAAATCTGTTTCCGAAACGATCTTTTATGAAACCTTGAATATACTGGCCGACAAAACAAATGAAAATCCCGTAGAAGTATTTCATAAAGCAATGGAAAACGTTAAGCCTGTGATAGAAGTACGTTCCCGGAGGGTTGGTGGTGCAACATATCAGGTTCCCACAGAAGTCAGACCTGAAAGGCGGGATATGCTTGCAAGGCGCTGGATAATCGCAGCAGCCAGGTCAAGAGGCGAGAATTCAATGAGTAACAGGCTTGCTTCAGAACTGCTTGACGCATTCAACAATAGAGGTACGGCGATCAAGAAGAAAGAAGATACGCATAAGATGGCGGAAGCCAACAAGGCATTTGCACATTACCGCTGGTAA